One region of Hoeflea sp. 108 genomic DNA includes:
- a CDS encoding ABC transporter ATP-binding protein → MAEMLSVRNLRIEVRAHQADGSTSNLVLVDGVSFDVAKGKVLGLIGESGAGKSTIGLSTMAYGRGGVRISGGQVVLDGVDVTALSPGGVRTIRGARVAYVAQSAAAAFNPAHKLGRQVVEATVRHGLMTPAEAKKRAQYLFTVLGLPEPERFGERYPHQVSGGQLQRAMTAMALCAKPELIVFDEPTTALDVTTQIEVLAAIKHAITETGTAALYITHDLAVVAQVADDIMVLRHGKTVEYGSSRQIIETPREDYTKALVSIRQAVREPVRQAEEELLKIEGLTAGYSNMNVLHDVSLSLPKGQTLAVVGESGSGKSTLARVVTGLLPPQRGTVAFKGERLPAARKGRTLEQLRRIQMIYQMADTAMNPRQKVGDIIGRPLTLYFGLRGAARTRRVTELLGQIEMGPQFLDRYPAELSGGQKQRVAIARALAAEPELMLCDEPTSALDPLVAEGILKLLMRLQEETSVSYLFITHDIAIVRAIADRVAVMHRGRIVRQGVKASVFAPPYDDYTEKLLSSVPEMEIGWLERVLAGRALVPAG, encoded by the coding sequence ATGGCTGAGATGCTCTCGGTCCGCAATCTACGCATCGAGGTGCGCGCGCACCAGGCTGATGGATCTACCAGCAACCTTGTGCTGGTAGATGGCGTCTCCTTCGATGTCGCAAAGGGCAAGGTGCTCGGCCTGATCGGCGAGTCAGGTGCAGGCAAGTCGACCATCGGCCTGTCGACTATGGCCTATGGGCGCGGTGGCGTGCGCATCTCGGGCGGGCAGGTCGTGCTAGACGGTGTCGACGTGACGGCCCTGTCGCCGGGTGGCGTGCGCACCATACGCGGCGCACGCGTGGCCTATGTTGCGCAATCGGCCGCCGCAGCCTTCAACCCCGCCCACAAGCTGGGGCGGCAGGTCGTCGAGGCAACCGTTCGTCATGGCCTCATGACACCGGCGGAAGCGAAGAAGCGCGCCCAGTATCTGTTCACGGTGCTCGGCCTTCCCGAACCGGAGCGCTTTGGCGAGCGCTACCCCCATCAGGTCTCGGGCGGTCAGCTGCAGCGCGCCATGACCGCCATGGCGCTTTGTGCCAAACCCGAACTCATCGTCTTCGACGAGCCGACGACAGCACTCGACGTCACCACGCAGATCGAGGTCCTGGCCGCCATCAAGCATGCGATCACAGAGACCGGAACTGCCGCGCTCTACATCACGCACGACCTGGCGGTCGTCGCCCAGGTTGCCGACGACATCATGGTGCTCAGGCACGGTAAGACGGTGGAATATGGCTCGAGCCGGCAGATCATCGAGACGCCGCGCGAGGACTACACCAAGGCGCTGGTGAGCATCCGCCAGGCAGTGCGCGAACCTGTCCGCCAGGCTGAGGAAGAGCTGCTGAAAATCGAAGGACTGACAGCAGGCTATTCGAACATGAATGTCCTGCACGACGTGTCGCTGTCGTTGCCGAAAGGCCAGACATTGGCGGTGGTCGGTGAGTCAGGATCGGGAAAATCGACCCTGGCGCGCGTTGTCACCGGGCTGCTGCCGCCGCAGCGGGGCACCGTCGCTTTCAAAGGCGAGAGGCTGCCCGCCGCCCGTAAGGGGCGTACGCTCGAGCAGCTTCGCCGCATCCAGATGATCTACCAAATGGCCGATACCGCGATGAACCCGCGCCAGAAAGTCGGCGATATCATCGGGCGGCCGCTCACCCTCTATTTCGGTCTCAGGGGCGCTGCGCGAACCAGGCGGGTCACAGAACTGCTTGGCCAGATCGAGATGGGTCCGCAATTCCTCGACCGTTATCCGGCCGAGCTCTCGGGCGGGCAGAAACAGCGCGTCGCGATCGCCCGCGCGCTGGCCGCCGAACCGGAATTGATGCTGTGCGACGAGCCGACTTCGGCGCTCGATCCGCTGGTGGCTGAGGGCATATTGAAGCTGCTGATGCGACTGCAGGAGGAGACTTCAGTGTCCTACCTGTTCATCACCCACGACATCGCAATTGTGCGGGCGATCGCCGATCGCGTCGCGGTCATGCACCGCGGCCGCATCGTTCGTCAGGGCGTCAAGGCTTCCGTCTTTGCACCACCCTATGACGACTACACCGAGAAGCTTTTGAGTTCGGTGCCCGAAATGGAAATCGGCTGGCTGGAACGCGTCCTTGCCGGACGCGCTCTGGTTCCGGCTGGATGA
- a CDS encoding ABC transporter permease, with amino-acid sequence MSAPGNDQIEAYAGRSGNPLARLILRRILLGFGLLLAASMLVYGGVEMLPGDFAATYLGRDATPESVEHLRKELGLDRPMIQRYGEWLGGIVQGDFGTSWSNRNSVADQLWKRLGNSMLLAATSAAIAVPLALGLGMIAVRYRNRFPDRAISILSLAAVSLPEFFIGYLLIQFFTVQLGVAAFPATVYDGMSLGERLSAIALPVLTLVIAVLAHMMRMTRSAILNVMSSPYVETAELKGLSALRIIAEHAAPNAVAPIVTVIALNLAALVVGVVVIEVVFVYPGIGQYMVDAVTVRDMPVVQACGLIFAAIYIVLNLLADIVSILANPRLRHPR; translated from the coding sequence ATGAGCGCACCGGGCAACGACCAGATCGAGGCTTACGCGGGGCGCTCTGGCAACCCGCTCGCAAGGCTGATCCTGCGCCGCATCCTGCTTGGCTTCGGGCTGCTGCTGGCGGCCTCGATGCTGGTCTATGGCGGGGTCGAGATGCTGCCGGGCGATTTCGCAGCGACCTATCTCGGACGCGACGCGACACCGGAATCTGTCGAGCATCTGCGCAAGGAACTGGGCCTCGATCGCCCGATGATCCAGCGCTACGGCGAATGGCTGGGAGGCATCGTCCAGGGCGATTTCGGAACCTCGTGGTCCAACCGCAACTCGGTTGCCGACCAACTCTGGAAGCGCCTGGGCAATTCGATGCTGCTTGCCGCTACCTCGGCGGCAATTGCGGTTCCATTGGCGCTCGGCCTTGGCATGATCGCGGTGCGCTACCGCAACCGCTTTCCTGACCGGGCCATCAGCATCCTGTCGCTTGCCGCGGTTTCGTTGCCCGAGTTTTTCATCGGCTACCTGCTCATCCAGTTCTTCACCGTTCAGCTCGGCGTCGCCGCGTTTCCGGCAACTGTCTATGACGGGATGAGCCTTGGCGAGCGGCTCTCGGCGATTGCCCTGCCTGTGCTCACGCTCGTCATTGCGGTGCTGGCCCACATGATGCGCATGACGCGCTCGGCGATCCTCAACGTCATGTCGTCACCCTATGTAGAGACCGCCGAACTCAAGGGGCTTTCGGCGCTGCGTATCATTGCCGAACATGCCGCGCCCAATGCCGTGGCGCCGATCGTCACGGTGATTGCACTGAATCTTGCGGCGCTCGTGGTCGGTGTCGTCGTCATCGAAGTGGTGTTCGTCTACCCGGGCATCGGCCAGTACATGGTGGATGCCGTGACCGTTCGCGACATGCCCGTGGTCCAGGCCTGCGGACTGATATTCGCAGCCATCTATATCGTGCTGAACCTGTTGGCCGACATCGTTTCGATCCTGGCGAACCCACGCTTGAGGCATCCGCGATGA
- a CDS encoding ABC transporter substrate-binding protein, producing MIGAAVLLDKYSKPGRRRFSALAATVAFVGALSVGSSLQAAENFDADAAIAIGSLYEPQNLDNTAGAGQGINEAFNSNVYEALFRLTDAGSVENALASDYKISEDGLTYTFTLQPKVTFHSGDPLTAKDVKFSIERVVGPDSKSSRKKSLSTISSIETPDDSTVVVKLASRSISLPYNLSYVWIVNDAAKNLTASEDGTGPYKLQDWRRGSTLSLKRFDGYWGEKPTNGEVVFNYFTDATALNNALLTGAVDIITGVQSPDSLAQFKGNPEFQVSEGKSTTKELLAFNDRVEPFSNVKVRKAIARAIDKKKLLDSIWGGYGSLIGSFVPPTDPWYVDLTGVDPYDPASAKALLAEAGHADGFTFTLDTPNYDPHPIVAQFLKSELAKVGITVNINVITANEWYTKVYKAHDFQATLQEHVNHRDIVFYGNPDFYWGYNNPKVVDLIASAETSTTVDEQTAKLTDANKLIAEDAASSWLYLYPQIVISKANVSGYPVNGLNSQFFAYGIKKNAN from the coding sequence ATGATTGGTGCCGCCGTCCTGTTGGACAAATATTCGAAGCCGGGTCGGCGCAGGTTCAGTGCTCTCGCGGCCACGGTCGCATTCGTCGGCGCCCTGTCGGTTGGCTCTTCCTTGCAGGCTGCCGAAAACTTCGACGCCGATGCCGCCATCGCGATCGGCTCGCTCTACGAGCCGCAGAACCTCGACAACACCGCCGGCGCCGGCCAGGGCATCAACGAAGCCTTCAATAGCAATGTCTATGAGGCGCTGTTCAGGCTGACTGATGCGGGCAGCGTCGAAAACGCTCTGGCAAGCGACTACAAGATTAGCGAAGACGGCCTCACCTACACCTTTACCCTGCAGCCGAAGGTCACCTTCCATTCCGGTGATCCGCTGACCGCCAAGGACGTGAAGTTCAGCATCGAGCGCGTGGTCGGACCCGACTCCAAGAGCTCGCGCAAGAAGAGCCTGTCGACGATCAGCTCGATCGAGACGCCCGACGACAGCACTGTCGTCGTCAAGCTTGCATCGCGCTCGATCTCGCTGCCCTACAATCTGAGCTACGTCTGGATCGTCAACGACGCGGCCAAGAACCTGACCGCGAGCGAAGACGGCACCGGCCCCTACAAGCTTCAGGACTGGCGCCGCGGCTCGACGCTCTCGCTGAAGCGTTTCGACGGTTACTGGGGTGAGAAGCCGACGAATGGCGAGGTGGTGTTCAACTACTTCACCGATGCGACCGCGCTCAACAACGCGCTGCTGACAGGTGCGGTGGACATCATCACCGGTGTGCAGAGCCCGGATTCGCTTGCCCAGTTCAAGGGCAATCCCGAGTTCCAGGTCAGCGAAGGCAAGTCCACCACCAAGGAGCTTCTGGCCTTCAACGACCGTGTCGAACCCTTCAGCAACGTCAAGGTGCGCAAAGCGATCGCCCGCGCCATCGACAAGAAGAAGCTGCTGGATTCGATTTGGGGTGGCTACGGCTCGCTGATCGGCTCGTTCGTGCCGCCGACCGACCCCTGGTATGTCGATCTCACCGGCGTCGATCCCTATGATCCTGCCAGCGCAAAGGCGCTGCTGGCCGAGGCGGGCCACGCCGATGGCTTTACCTTCACGCTCGACACGCCGAACTACGACCCGCATCCGATCGTCGCCCAGTTTCTCAAAAGCGAGCTGGCCAAGGTCGGCATCACCGTCAACATCAACGTGATCACCGCCAACGAGTGGTACACCAAGGTCTACAAGGCGCATGATTTCCAGGCGACGCTGCAGGAGCACGTCAACCATCGCGACATCGTGTTCTACGGCAATCCCGATTTCTACTGGGGCTACAACAACCCCAAGGTCGTGGACCTGATCGCCTCGGCCGAGACCAGCACGACTGTCGACGAGCAGACCGCCAAGCTGACCGACGCCAACAAGCTCATCGCCGAGGATGCGGCCAGCAGCTGGCTGTATCTCTATCCGCAAATCGTGATATCGAAGGCCAATGTCAGCGGCTATCCGGTCAACGGATTGAATTCGCAGTTCTTTGCCTACGGCATCAAGAAAAACGCGAACTGA
- a CDS encoding ABC transporter permease, which yields MSAVDELIEPEPGPRKSLWSLTLVVGLILVGIHVVVALLTLFWTPYDPTSTSGGRLEPLSLLHWAGTDRLGRDLFTQIMIGSRIALTVGAGAVAIGAAIGVTIGLLAAFATRFLDDALAATLDILIAFPTLLLAMLVVAASDSPGLWSAIVALGIAMSAIVARLTRILAKRVLQNDYIIASRTSGTSWPGVMVRHVLPNIWPTLTVNFALQFGLAVIAESSLSYLGLGAPPPNASWGRLLQEAQGTVYSAPIGAIAPGIALVTLVIGINLLADGLRDIGDPTRRITR from the coding sequence ATGAGCGCGGTCGACGAACTGATCGAGCCGGAGCCCGGCCCGCGCAAGTCGCTGTGGTCGCTGACCCTTGTGGTTGGCCTGATCCTGGTCGGCATCCACGTCGTGGTTGCGCTGCTGACATTGTTCTGGACGCCCTACGATCCGACAAGCACCTCGGGTGGGCGGCTCGAGCCTTTGTCCTTGCTCCATTGGGCCGGCACCGACCGGCTTGGCCGGGACCTGTTCACCCAGATCATGATCGGTTCGCGCATCGCGCTGACCGTCGGCGCCGGCGCCGTTGCCATCGGTGCCGCCATCGGTGTCACCATTGGCCTTCTGGCGGCCTTTGCCACGCGCTTCCTTGACGACGCGCTGGCCGCGACACTGGACATCCTGATCGCATTTCCGACCCTGCTGCTCGCCATGCTGGTGGTGGCTGCCAGCGACAGCCCGGGCCTGTGGTCGGCCATTGTTGCGCTCGGCATCGCCATGTCGGCAATCGTGGCGCGCCTGACGCGCATCCTTGCCAAGCGGGTGCTCCAGAACGACTACATCATCGCGTCGCGGACCTCGGGCACTTCCTGGCCCGGCGTCATGGTCAGGCACGTCCTGCCCAACATCTGGCCGACGCTCACCGTCAATTTCGCGCTGCAGTTCGGCCTTGCGGTCATTGCCGAGTCTTCGCTGTCCTATCTCGGCCTCGGCGCGCCGCCGCCCAATGCCTCATGGGGCCGCCTGCTTCAGGAAGCCCAGGGCACGGTCTACTCGGCTCCCATCGGCGCGATTGCGCCTGGTATCGCGCTGGTCACGCTGGTGATCGGCATAAACCTCCTGGCTGACGGCCTGCGCGACATCGGCGATCCCACCAGGAGGATCACGCGATGA
- a CDS encoding FAD-binding oxidoreductase encodes MTTNAKRERIVVVGGGIIGCCTAYHLLKAGADVTVVEAGELAKATSGAGAGFVSHWSAGMIPLGEEGFRLQQYGLDFYKALSELGQEIGYRPNGTLIMALTEEGREDFLRPVLDSPYAPAEMQDLNAAEIGEKMQGLIDPSKVHSGAYNPLGIQFDTTLGLRALSGEIARLGGTFRDHTKVTAIEDSGNGVTVETDRGTLQADGVVIAAGAWNNELLEKLGWRLPLLRVLATRIVTDNRGLPSTIPTVQCRELGLWLRETFGAIMWGTGGHYHPYHKLSDAWIEPGQPHKADLMQAMADGDLARLQEVFPPLRGSKIASWAQGVPCYTPDRGLLVGRVPGTTNVVAVGGDNESGVSHGPGLGRLSAELILDQKPFVDPTRFRLDRFERGSFPTEAEVEAAMPKWSRKQRGHFADAQRA; translated from the coding sequence ATGACCACGAATGCAAAGCGCGAACGGATTGTCGTCGTCGGTGGCGGCATCATCGGCTGCTGCACGGCCTATCATTTGCTGAAGGCAGGCGCTGACGTTACCGTCGTCGAGGCTGGCGAGCTTGCCAAGGCGACCAGCGGCGCAGGCGCTGGCTTCGTGTCGCACTGGTCCGCCGGCATGATCCCGCTCGGCGAGGAGGGGTTCAGGCTTCAGCAATACGGGCTCGATTTCTACAAGGCGTTGAGCGAGCTCGGCCAGGAAATCGGCTACCGTCCGAACGGCACGCTCATCATGGCGCTGACGGAAGAGGGGCGCGAAGATTTCTTGCGCCCCGTGTTGGACTCGCCTTATGCGCCGGCCGAGATGCAGGATCTCAACGCCGCCGAGATCGGTGAGAAGATGCAAGGTCTGATCGATCCGTCGAAGGTCCACTCGGGCGCGTACAACCCTCTCGGCATCCAGTTCGATACGACGCTGGGCCTGCGCGCGCTGTCAGGAGAAATCGCCAGGCTGGGCGGCACCTTCCGGGACCACACGAAGGTCACCGCCATCGAAGATAGCGGCAACGGCGTGACGGTCGAGACCGACAGGGGCACTTTGCAGGCCGATGGTGTGGTGATCGCAGCCGGTGCATGGAACAACGAGCTGCTTGAGAAGCTTGGCTGGAGACTGCCGTTGCTGCGCGTGCTTGCGACCCGCATCGTCACCGACAATCGAGGCCTGCCTTCCACCATCCCGACCGTCCAGTGCCGCGAACTGGGCCTCTGGCTGCGCGAAACCTTTGGCGCCATCATGTGGGGGACGGGCGGCCACTACCATCCGTATCACAAGCTCAGCGACGCATGGATTGAGCCCGGACAGCCGCACAAGGCTGACCTGATGCAGGCAATGGCCGATGGCGATCTGGCGCGCCTGCAAGAAGTGTTCCCGCCGCTGCGTGGATCGAAGATCGCGAGCTGGGCGCAGGGCGTGCCCTGCTACACGCCAGACCGCGGCCTGCTGGTCGGCCGCGTGCCCGGCACGACCAATGTCGTGGCGGTGGGCGGCGACAACGAAAGCGGCGTCAGCCATGGTCCGGGCCTCGGCCGCCTGTCGGCAGAACTGATCCTCGACCAGAAGCCCTTCGTCGACCCTACGCGCTTTCGTCTCGACCGCTTCGAGCGTGGTTCTTTCCCGACCGAAGCGGAAGTCGAGGCTGCCATGCCCAAATGGTCGCGCAAGCAAAGAGGGCATTTCGCGGATGCGCAGCGTGCGTGA
- a CDS encoding ABC transporter substrate-binding protein, giving the protein MKKSNLIGLDLAANRRDFLKGTIGAGLLLGGLAGVAHAQAAATPKKGGTLKLGIDGAATTDTLDPAKVIGAFAFLVARTIGDTLVASDPATGKALPGIASSWESSNQSKDWVFKIRNDITFHNGKKLTAEDCAQTIRRHMKEESGSGARGMIASIETVEAKGEELHVRLSESNVDLPLVFTIHLLMIQPNGGMDNPAEGIGTGAYKLVSFEPGVRAVFEKNVNDWQDRGYVDSVEMIAMNDATARIAAISAGRVHFINAVSPKTVTLLKRAQNVAILNAPSRGHYTLPMLVDTAPFDNNDLRLALKYAIDREAMLQTTLGGFGTVGNDFPINATYPYFPSDIEQRAYDPDKAAFHFKKSGHDGPVVLRTSDGTFPGAVDAAILYQENAKKAGIQIEVKREPADGYWNNIWRKAPFCMSYYGSRLTQDLMYATEHLSGSPANETNFNRPDFDKLIKEARVVEDEAKRAELYRAAALMVRDEGGSIIPVFNNNINAATSALKGYVDDVGNDMSNGYVASRVWLEA; this is encoded by the coding sequence ATGAAGAAATCTAACTTGATCGGCTTGGACCTTGCGGCCAACAGGCGTGACTTCCTGAAGGGCACGATTGGCGCCGGCCTTCTGCTCGGCGGGCTCGCCGGCGTGGCCCATGCCCAGGCGGCGGCAACGCCGAAGAAGGGCGGCACCCTCAAGCTGGGCATCGACGGTGCTGCCACGACCGATACGCTTGACCCTGCAAAGGTGATTGGCGCCTTCGCCTTCCTGGTCGCGCGCACGATCGGCGATACGCTGGTCGCCAGCGATCCTGCCACCGGCAAGGCCCTCCCTGGCATCGCCTCCAGCTGGGAATCCAGCAACCAGTCCAAGGACTGGGTGTTCAAGATCCGCAATGACATCACCTTCCACAACGGCAAGAAGCTGACCGCAGAGGATTGCGCCCAGACGATCCGCCGTCACATGAAGGAAGAGTCGGGCTCCGGCGCGCGGGGCATGATTGCCTCCATCGAAACCGTCGAGGCCAAGGGCGAGGAGCTCCACGTCAGGCTCTCGGAGAGCAACGTCGACCTGCCGCTGGTCTTCACCATCCACCTGCTGATGATTCAGCCGAATGGCGGCATGGACAATCCTGCCGAAGGTATCGGCACCGGCGCCTACAAGCTCGTCAGCTTCGAGCCGGGTGTGCGCGCCGTGTTCGAGAAGAACGTGAATGACTGGCAGGACCGCGGCTACGTCGACAGCGTCGAGATGATCGCCATGAACGACGCCACCGCGCGCATCGCTGCGATATCGGCGGGACGCGTTCACTTCATCAATGCTGTCAGCCCAAAGACGGTGACGCTTCTCAAGCGCGCTCAGAACGTCGCGATCCTCAACGCACCGAGCCGGGGCCATTACACGCTGCCGATGCTTGTCGACACCGCACCCTTCGACAACAACGACCTGCGTCTGGCGTTGAAATATGCCATCGACCGTGAGGCCATGCTGCAGACGACGCTGGGTGGCTTCGGCACGGTCGGCAACGACTTCCCGATCAACGCCACCTATCCTTACTTCCCATCCGATATCGAACAGCGGGCATATGATCCGGACAAGGCCGCCTTCCATTTCAAGAAGTCCGGCCATGACGGACCGGTGGTGCTGCGAACGTCCGACGGCACTTTCCCCGGCGCCGTGGATGCGGCGATCCTCTACCAGGAGAATGCCAAGAAGGCCGGCATCCAGATCGAGGTCAAGCGCGAACCGGCTGACGGCTATTGGAACAACATCTGGCGCAAGGCCCCGTTCTGCATGTCCTATTATGGCAGCCGCCTGACCCAGGACCTGATGTATGCCACCGAGCACCTGTCGGGTTCGCCAGCCAACGAGACCAACTTCAATCGGCCGGACTTCGACAAGCTCATCAAGGAAGCGCGTGTGGTCGAAGACGAGGCAAAGCGCGCGGAACTGTACCGTGCCGCCGCACTGATGGTGCGCGACGAAGGCGGCTCGATTATCCCGGTGTTCAACAACAACATCAACGCCGCGACATCGGCCCTCAAGGGCTATGTCGACGACGTCGGCAACGACATGTCGAACGGCTATGTCGCCTCGCGCGTCTGGCTCGAGGCGTAG
- a CDS encoding ABC transporter permease, which translates to MRLRSMPTSARVGAAGILVVVACALFAPLIAPYDQSAIVGEVWAPMGGDFLLGTDSLGRDLLSRLIYGARATLFVALAATTLSFAIGMLLSFTAVVSGGVVDQLLSRFNDLMMSVPGLILALVVLAVLPQGTLILILVMAAIDSTRVYRIGRAVALDVSVMDFVEAAWLRGEGKLWIIFREILPNTLAPLLGEFGLRFAYSILFLSTLSFLGLGIQPPAADWGGMVKDNKDGIIFGVSASLIPGAAIAGLVISVNLVVDWMINTTASLKGERGDG; encoded by the coding sequence ATGAGATTGAGGTCGATGCCAACAAGCGCACGCGTGGGGGCGGCGGGGATCCTGGTCGTTGTGGCGTGCGCACTCTTTGCGCCGCTGATCGCACCCTACGATCAAAGTGCCATCGTTGGTGAAGTCTGGGCCCCGATGGGCGGAGATTTCCTGCTTGGTACCGACAGCCTCGGTCGCGATCTGCTGTCACGCCTGATCTATGGTGCGCGCGCCACGCTCTTCGTCGCCCTGGCAGCAACCACGCTGTCATTCGCCATTGGCATGCTGCTCAGTTTCACCGCTGTCGTCAGCGGCGGGGTGGTCGATCAGCTTCTGTCGCGGTTCAACGACCTGATGATGTCCGTTCCCGGGCTGATCCTGGCACTTGTCGTGCTTGCGGTCCTACCGCAAGGCACACTGATCCTCATCCTGGTCATGGCTGCGATCGACTCGACGCGCGTCTATCGTATCGGCCGGGCGGTCGCGCTCGACGTCAGCGTCATGGATTTTGTCGAAGCCGCTTGGCTGCGCGGCGAAGGCAAGCTGTGGATTATCTTCCGCGAAATCCTGCCCAACACCCTGGCGCCCCTGCTCGGAGAATTCGGGCTGCGTTTTGCCTATTCCATCCTGTTTCTGTCGACGCTGTCCTTCCTTGGCCTCGGCATCCAGCCGCCGGCCGCCGATTGGGGCGGCATGGTCAAGGACAACAAGGACGGCATCATTTTCGGCGTTTCGGCCTCGCTCATCCCGGGTGCTGCGATCGCCGGCCTGGTCATCTCGGTCAATCTGGTCGTCGACTGGATGATCAATACCACGGCGAGCCTCAAGGGAGAGCGTGGAGATGGCTGA
- the gfa gene encoding S-(hydroxymethyl)glutathione synthase, which translates to MASSVSIHPAIDGGVKAGSPGFSGGTLVCACVDRPVRVAIKGQVAHNHACGCTKCWKPEGAKFSIVAVTGHENVTVLENGDKLAVVDPSALIQRHACKTCGVHMYGPVERDHAFKGLDFIHPERFEETGWAEPGFAAFVSSIIESGVAPSEMDGVRARLRELGLEPYDCLSPALMDYIATWVAKKSGVLKA; encoded by the coding sequence ATGGCAAGTTCAGTTTCGATACATCCGGCCATCGATGGCGGCGTAAAGGCCGGCAGCCCGGGTTTCTCCGGGGGGACGCTGGTCTGCGCCTGCGTCGACCGGCCGGTGAGGGTGGCGATCAAGGGGCAGGTTGCCCACAACCATGCCTGCGGCTGCACCAAATGCTGGAAGCCCGAAGGCGCCAAGTTTTCGATCGTTGCGGTGACCGGACATGAGAATGTGACGGTGCTGGAAAATGGCGACAAGCTCGCCGTGGTCGATCCGTCGGCATTGATCCAGCGCCATGCCTGCAAGACATGCGGCGTTCACATGTATGGCCCGGTCGAGCGCGACCATGCCTTCAAGGGCCTCGACTTCATTCATCCGGAACGCTTCGAAGAGACGGGCTGGGCCGAGCCCGGCTTTGCCGCTTTCGTCTCCTCCATCATCGAGTCTGGTGTCGCCCCCTCGGAGATGGACGGCGTGCGCGCCCGGCTGCGGGAACTCGGGCTCGAACCCTACGACTGCCTGTCGCCTGCGCTGATGGACTACATCGCCACCTGGGTGGCGAAAAAATCCGGGGTGCTGAAGGCATAA
- a CDS encoding ABC transporter permease: protein MLRRLAILVLSLFIASLVLFVLLRLLPGDPANALLSVGADARQIEAAREQVGSNLPLWEQFLRFLGNLVRFDLGNSFVSGASVAGEIAARLTVTLPLTLLAFTLAVVIAVPLGIVSAVKADRWYGALISTVSQLGIAIPVFWVGILLVTAFAINIRILPSGGFPSRGWHAPAEALRALALPVLTIAIVMSASLLRYVRSATQDVLGSDYLRTARSMGASFTEAIVRHGIRNGVVPIISILGIELASTLLGAVVVERVFTLPGLGSMLLLGIEQRDYPNVQGVLFVSTLLVLLVGFTADLVQRLIDPRLRDKAGARS, encoded by the coding sequence ATCCTTCGGCGGCTCGCCATTCTGGTCCTGTCGCTCTTCATCGCATCCCTGGTACTCTTCGTCCTGCTCAGACTGCTGCCGGGCGACCCGGCCAACGCCCTGCTGTCGGTGGGCGCGGACGCCAGGCAGATCGAGGCTGCGCGTGAGCAGGTCGGATCGAACCTGCCACTTTGGGAACAGTTCCTCCGCTTTCTCGGCAATCTCGTGCGCTTCGACCTCGGCAACTCTTTCGTCAGCGGCGCATCCGTTGCCGGCGAGATCGCCGCGCGCCTGACTGTCACGCTGCCGCTGACGCTGCTCGCCTTCACTCTGGCCGTGGTCATTGCCGTGCCGCTTGGCATCGTGTCGGCGGTCAAGGCGGACCGCTGGTATGGCGCGCTGATCTCGACCGTTTCGCAGCTCGGCATTGCCATCCCGGTGTTCTGGGTCGGTATCCTCCTGGTCACGGCCTTCGCCATCAACATTCGTATCCTCCCGTCGGGCGGCTTTCCCTCGCGCGGCTGGCACGCGCCGGCCGAAGCCCTGCGTGCGCTCGCCTTACCGGTGCTGACGATTGCGATCGTCATGTCTGCCTCGCTGCTGCGTTATGTCCGCTCGGCCACGCAGGATGTGCTGGGCAGCGACTATCTGCGCACCGCGCGCTCCATGGGCGCCAGCTTCACCGAGGCAATTGTCCGGCATGGCATCCGCAATGGCGTGGTGCCGATCATTTCCATTCTCGGTATCGAGCTGGCGTCGACCTTGCTCGGCGCCGTCGTTGTTGAACGCGTCTTCACGCTGCCCGGCCTGGGCTCAATGCTGCTGCTGGGCATCGAACAGCGCGATTACCCCAACGTGCAAGGTGTGCTCTTCGTGTCCACGCTGCTGGTGCTTCTGGTGGGCTTCACCGCGGACCTCGTCCAGCGGCTGATCGACCCCCGGCTGCGCGATAAGGCAGGAGCACGCTCATGA